The following proteins come from a genomic window of Leishmania donovani BPK282A1 complete genome, chromosome 4:
- a CDS encoding tRNA nucleotidyltransferase, putative yields the protein MLPRVVRLEAAIPPAHQSVFDFLLSVAAENKLKATLRVAGGWVRDMLLGLHSNDIDIAIETHAGTKLVTGEAFAHRVSEYQLAHGGRGHTVSVIRSNPALSKHIETATVRVHEIPVEFCALRTDVYTNESRIPQVRPAAPVEDAQRRDFTINALFYNLHTGMVEDYTTGLEDLRLRIIRCPLEPRTTFMDDPLRLLRGVRFVGQLGALNFSLDESITSCMDDALLQVLQQKVSRERVGKEFVKMMAAAHPERCIALLHDMHILQHVLLVSVVMRQVPGKKQLSNEIERVERLVDLYPDGSKRLETVMRLSAVGLPCLANVGVAAELSEGQRVEVALFVLVIPFFRGATESVEETVRNVCMNGLKLPLASCDCVRRLIDAYNHLHAQSMRMDELVAETLRPETVRKVFGALNILSDKHVFRHALQVVLLVYMLIEESAPLLSGGRLQQATSDFSAAWARVAEHPVLLDAFQLRLPINGKDLQKVYGIPPKNVGSTLLKMRLKLVLCPRMTPEDVAQWLVEGAQV from the coding sequence ATGTTGCCGAGAGTAGTGCGGCTGGAGGCCGCCATCCCCCCAGCACATCAGAGCGTGTTTGACTTCCTGCTCAGCGTGGCTGCAGAAAACAAGCTCAAGGCAACGCTGCGTGtagcgggtgggtgggtgcgggACATGTTGCTCGGCTTGCACTCGAACGACATTGACATTGCCATCGAGACCCACGCAGGCACGAAGCTCGTGACAGGTGAAGCCTTCGCCCACCGCGTATCCGAGTACCAGCTGGCTCACGGCGGCCGGGGCCACACAGTGAGCGTCATTCGGTCCAACCCGGCCCTCTCCAAGCACATTGAAACTGCCACGGTACGTGTTCACGAAATCCCGGTAGAGTTCTGTGCTCTTCGCACGGACGTGTACACAAATGAGTCGCGCATTCCCCAAGTGCGCCCGGCGGCTCCCGTGgaggatgcgcagcgccgagaCTTCACCATCAACGCTCTCTTCTACAACTTGCACACCGGCATGGTGGAGGACTACACCACCGGCTTGGAGGACCTGCGTCTGCGCATCATTCGGTGCCCGCTGGAGCCGCGGACGACCTTCATGGACGACCCgcttcgcctgctgcgcggcgtgcgTTTTGTTGGCCAGCTAGGCGCGCTCAACTTTTCGCTGGATGAGTCGATCACCAGCTGCATGGATGATGCCCTGCTTCAAGTGCTTCAGCAGAAGGTGTCTCGGGAGCGTGTCGGGAAGGAGTTTGTGAAGATGATGGCGGCCGCTCACCCGGAGCGGTGCATCGCACTGCTGCATGACATGCACATTCTGCAGCACGTCTTACTTGTCAGTGTGGTGATGCGGCAGGTGCCCGGCAAGAAGCAGTTGTCAAATGAGATTGAGCGAGTGGAGAGGTTGGTAGATCTTTATCCGGATGGATCTAAGAGGCTGGAGACAGTGATGCGACTGAGTGCTGTCGGCTTGCCGTGCCTCGCCAATGTCGGCGTGGCGGCCGAGTTGTCCGAGGGACAGCGAGTGGAGGTGGCTCTCTTCGTTCTCGTCATTCCTTTCTTTCGTGGTGCGACGGAGAGTGTTGAGGAGACGGTGCGCAATGTCTGCATGAATGGGCTGAAGCTTCCGTTGGCGAGCTGCGACTGTGTGCGACGCTTGATCGACGCGTACAACCATCTTCACGCGCAGTCCATGAGGATGGATGAGCTCGTCGCCGAGACGCTTCGTCCCGAAACGGTGAGAAAGGTGTTTGGTGCCTTGAACATCCTGAGCGACAAGCACGTCTTTCGTCATGCCCTCCAAGTTGTTCTGCTAGTCTACATGCTAATCGAGGAATCAGCGCCCCTACTGTCAGGCGGCAGACTACAGCAGGCTACGAGCGACTTCTCCGCGGCGTGGGCGCGGGTCGCCGAGCACCCCGTGTTGTTGGATGCCTTCCAGCTGAGGCTGCCCATCAATGGAAAGGACCTGCAGAAGGTTTACGGTATTCCACCCAAGAACGTTGGATCAACACTGCTAAAGATGCGGCTCAAGCTCGTGCTCTGCCCCCGGATGACGCCTGAAGACGTTGCGCAGTGGCTGGTGGAGGGTGCGCAGGTGTGA
- a CDS encoding RNA-binding protein, putative — MYGQQFVPGQMYGQPNMMPYQPGVLSPPMSTGVSVMPNYAPPYQNGMPPGSVQQQQGQGPAQGQAMPQTQPRPRNNEVGNTSSVIHMRNVTPEVTQLSIQNLAQNFGDIKHIVMLRQMNQALIEMKSPKSAEQLVDFFKEPGYAEIDGRRVYIRFSTHQNLTATQHATRTLLVSMFNTQYDVSAAAHITPEIVYQIFASYGTVERIVVLPKNESSQWNHNRVQALVQFDARESAEHVKNILQGQPVTLGETITFTLDIQFSRMDEIKTTNPTTSLVVDDEGAHRPAGTMDPMAMNAAAMTTTGMYPPMGWS, encoded by the coding sequence ATGTACGGCCAGCAGTTCGTGCCCGGTCAAATGTACGGCCAACCCAACATGATGCCCTACCAGCCTGGCGTGCTGTCTCCTCCCATGTCCACTGGGGTGTCCGTGATGCCCAACTACGCGCCTCCTTACCAGAACGGGATGCCGCCGGGctcggtgcagcagcaacaaggcCAGGGTCCAGCCCAAGGTCAAGCCATGCCGCAGACGCAGCCACGGCCGCGGAACAACGAGGTTGGCAATACCAGCTCCGTCATTCACATGCGCAACGTCACCCCCGAGGTGACACAGCTTAGCATTCAGAATCTGGCCCAGAACTTTGGCGACATCAAGCACATCGTGATGCTGCGCCAGATGAACCAGGCTCTCATCGAGATGAAGAGCCCCAAGAGCGCTGAGCAGCTGGTGGACTTCTTTAAGGAGCCCGGCTACGCGGAAATCGATGGCCGCCGCGTGTACATTCGTTTTAGCACCCACCAGAACCTTACGGCCACGCAGCACGCCACTCGCACCCTGTTGGTGTCGATGTTCAACACGCAGTACGACGtgtctgccgcagcgcacatTACGCCAGAGATCGTGTACCAGATATTTGCTAGCTACGGCACCGTGGAGCGCATCGTGGTGCTGCCCAAGAACGAAAGCAGTCAGTGGAACCACAACCGTGTTCAGGCGCTCGTCCAGTTCGACGCTCGCGAGTCCGCCGAACACGTGAAGAATATTTTGCAGGGCCAGCCTGTCACCCTCGGCGAGACCATCACTTTCACCCTCGACATTCAGTTCTCGCGCATGGACGAGATCAAGACGACGAACCCAACGACGTCGCTTGTCGTCGACGATGAAGGTGCCCACCGCCCCGCTGGTACGATGGACCCCATGGCGATGAAcgcagcggcgatgacgaccACGGGCATGTATCCGCCGATGGGGTGGAGCTAA